The following proteins are encoded in a genomic region of Streptomyces collinus Tu 365:
- a CDS encoding NADH ubiquinone oxidoreductase yields MTTQSGTTEVSGEPSRGEAREGIDEIHILWISEGMSCDGDTVSLTAADQPSIEDVVLGLIPGLPKVNLVNKVLSPSLGGEDFLAPYRAAARGELGPFILVIEGSIPNQNIIDGDGYWTSFGNDPETGEPQTLNHWIDELAPRAWAVVAAGTCATYGGIHAMAGNPTGCMGLADYLGWEFTSQAGLPVVNVPGCPIQPENFMETLIWVLQHAAGTAPPPPLDHMLRPQWLFGKTVHEGCDRGSYYEQADFGLDYNSPKCLVKTGCWGPVVNCNVPKRGWMAGIGGCPNVGGICIGCTMPGFPDAFMPFMDEPPGGTLSSMVIKPYGAVIRRLRGLTNDMVNHEPKWRHNKRKLTSGFDPRWRS; encoded by the coding sequence ATGACCACTCAGAGCGGTACCACCGAAGTGAGCGGTGAGCCCAGCAGGGGCGAGGCGCGCGAGGGGATCGACGAGATCCACATCCTCTGGATCTCCGAGGGCATGAGCTGCGACGGCGACACCGTGTCCCTGACGGCCGCCGACCAGCCGTCCATCGAGGACGTCGTGCTGGGCCTCATCCCGGGCCTGCCGAAGGTCAACCTGGTCAACAAGGTGCTCTCGCCGAGCCTGGGCGGCGAGGACTTCCTCGCCCCGTACCGGGCGGCGGCCCGCGGTGAGCTGGGCCCGTTCATCCTCGTGATCGAGGGCTCGATCCCGAACCAGAACATCATCGACGGCGACGGCTACTGGACGTCCTTCGGCAACGACCCGGAGACCGGCGAGCCGCAGACCCTCAACCACTGGATCGACGAGCTCGCCCCGCGGGCCTGGGCGGTGGTGGCGGCCGGCACCTGCGCGACCTACGGCGGCATCCACGCCATGGCCGGCAACCCCACCGGCTGCATGGGCCTCGCGGACTACCTGGGCTGGGAGTTCACGTCGCAGGCCGGTCTCCCGGTGGTCAACGTGCCGGGCTGTCCGATCCAGCCGGAGAACTTCATGGAGACCCTGATCTGGGTGCTCCAGCACGCGGCCGGCACCGCTCCCCCGCCCCCGCTGGACCACATGCTGCGCCCGCAGTGGCTGTTCGGGAAGACCGTGCACGAGGGCTGCGACCGCGGCTCGTACTACGAGCAGGCGGACTTCGGCCTCGACTACAACTCGCCCAAGTGCCTGGTGAAGACCGGCTGCTGGGGCCCGGTGGTCAACTGCAACGTGCCCAAGCGCGGCTGGATGGCCGGCATCGGCGGCTGCCCGAACGTCGGCGGCATCTGCATCGGCTGCACGATGCCGGGCTTCCCCGACGCGTTCATGCCGTTCATGGACGAGCCCCCGGGCGGCACGCTCTCCTCCATGGTCATCAAGCCGTACGGCGCCGTGATCCGGCGGCTGCGCGGCCTGACCAACGACATGGTGAACCACGAGCCCAAGTGGCGCCACAACAAGCGCAAGCTGACCAGCGGTTTCGACCCGCGCTGGCGCTCGTGA
- a CDS encoding nickel-dependent hydrogenase large subunit gives MTTTDARSTGRKPAQIVDMSWDPITRIIGNLGIYTKIDFANREVVECHSTSSLFRGYSVFMKGKDPRDAGFITSRICGICGDNHTTCSNYAQQMAYGVKPPKLAEHITNLGEAAEYMFDHTIFQDNLVFVDFCEAMVKATNPGVLARAERTDAPRGDIHGYRTIADIMKAFNPFEGEVYKEALKVSRVTREMFCLMEGRHVHPSTLYPGGVGTMPQPNTFTDYLSRLMRVIDFVKKAVAMNDDVFDFFYEALPGYEEVGKRRILLGCWGAWQNPDVVDYRYENMNRWGKAMYVTPGIVVDGKLVTNNLIDINLGLRVMLGSSFYEDWVNEDPFVTHDPLGNPVDMRHPWNQTTVPVPQKRDFDGNYSWVMSPRWYHPESGQHLALDTGGGPLARLWSTALSGLVDTPYVKATGNSVRISLPKGESLPETTLEWHIPKWSNTIERDRARPYFVAYAAAMALQFLEEAMGMLRDGDTKVFENFEVPDDAIGCGFHEAVRGVLSHHLVIRDKKIANYHPYPPTPWNASPRDIYGTPGPYEDAVQGQPIFEENGPDDFKGVDIMRTVRSFDPCLPCGVHMYMGKGKTLSTVHSPTYGANHG, from the coding sequence ATGACGACCACCGACGCCCGGTCCACCGGACGCAAACCCGCGCAGATCGTGGACATGTCCTGGGACCCGATCACCCGGATCATCGGCAACCTGGGCATCTACACGAAGATCGACTTCGCCAACCGGGAAGTCGTGGAGTGCCACAGCACCTCGTCGCTGTTCCGCGGCTACTCGGTGTTCATGAAGGGCAAGGACCCGCGCGACGCGGGCTTCATCACCTCGCGCATCTGCGGTATCTGCGGGGACAACCACACCACGTGCTCGAACTACGCCCAGCAGATGGCCTACGGCGTGAAGCCGCCGAAGCTGGCCGAGCACATCACCAACCTCGGCGAAGCGGCCGAGTACATGTTCGACCACACGATCTTCCAGGACAACCTGGTCTTCGTGGACTTCTGCGAGGCGATGGTCAAGGCCACCAACCCGGGTGTCCTGGCCCGGGCCGAGCGCACGGACGCGCCCCGCGGGGACATCCACGGCTACCGGACCATCGCCGACATCATGAAGGCCTTCAACCCCTTCGAGGGCGAGGTCTACAAGGAGGCGCTGAAGGTCAGCCGGGTCACCCGGGAGATGTTCTGCCTGATGGAGGGGCGGCACGTCCACCCCTCCACGCTGTACCCCGGCGGTGTCGGCACGATGCCGCAGCCGAACACCTTCACCGACTACCTCAGCCGGCTCATGCGCGTCATCGACTTCGTGAAGAAGGCGGTGGCGATGAACGACGACGTCTTCGACTTCTTCTACGAGGCGCTGCCCGGCTACGAGGAGGTCGGCAAACGCCGCATCCTGCTCGGCTGCTGGGGCGCCTGGCAGAACCCGGACGTCGTCGACTACCGGTACGAGAACATGAACCGGTGGGGCAAGGCGATGTACGTCACGCCGGGCATCGTCGTGGACGGCAAGCTGGTCACCAACAACCTCATCGACATCAACCTCGGCCTGCGCGTCATGCTGGGCAGCTCCTTCTACGAGGACTGGGTCAACGAGGACCCCTTCGTCACCCACGACCCGCTCGGCAACCCCGTCGACATGCGCCACCCGTGGAACCAGACCACCGTTCCGGTGCCGCAGAAGCGCGACTTCGACGGCAACTACAGCTGGGTGATGAGCCCGCGCTGGTACCACCCGGAGTCCGGCCAGCACCTCGCCCTCGACACCGGCGGCGGCCCGCTGGCCCGGCTGTGGTCGACGGCGCTGAGCGGCCTGGTCGACACGCCGTACGTCAAGGCCACCGGCAACAGCGTGCGCATCTCGCTGCCCAAGGGCGAGTCGCTGCCGGAGACCACGCTGGAGTGGCACATCCCGAAGTGGAGCAACACGATTGAGAGGGACCGTGCCCGGCCCTACTTCGTCGCCTACGCGGCCGCCATGGCCCTGCAGTTCCTGGAGGAGGCGATGGGCATGCTCCGCGACGGCGACACCAAGGTCTTCGAGAACTTCGAGGTGCCGGACGACGCCATCGGCTGCGGGTTCCACGAGGCGGTCCGCGGTGTGCTCTCCCACCACCTGGTGATCCGCGACAAGAAGATCGCCAACTACCACCCGTACCCGCCGACCCCGTGGAACGCCAGCCCCCGCGACATCTACGGCACCCCCGGGCCCTACGAGGACGCCGTCCAGGGCCAGCCGATCTTCGAGGAGAACGGGCCCGACGACTTCAAGGGCGTCGACATCATGCGCACCGTGCGCAGCTTCGACCCCTGTCTGCCGTGCGGGGTGCACATGTACATGGGCAAGGGCAAGACGCTGTCGACCGTGCACTCGCCCACGTACGGGGCCAACCATGGCTGA
- a CDS encoding NifU family protein has translation MADTAGRLPDPAVEARLARLDELLAGLESAPGPAAREALESVALLTEVYGEALARVLDLADDGLRARLADDELLGHLLVLHGTHPESAEDRAARAVERLRPAVRERGGDLEWAGVEGQVARVRVSTGGGGCGSGCGGGGSADVTEAVRAAVLAAAPELESVEAVAAERRAAPAFVPLTTLGHRTGARPREAR, from the coding sequence ATGGCTGACACGGCCGGACGGCTCCCGGACCCGGCCGTGGAGGCGCGGCTGGCCCGGCTCGACGAGCTGCTGGCCGGCCTGGAGTCCGCGCCCGGCCCGGCCGCGCGCGAGGCACTGGAGTCGGTGGCCCTGCTGACCGAGGTCTACGGCGAGGCCCTGGCCCGGGTGCTCGACCTGGCGGACGACGGCCTGCGCGCGCGTCTCGCGGACGACGAGCTGCTGGGGCACCTGCTGGTGCTGCACGGCACCCACCCCGAGTCCGCCGAGGACCGGGCCGCCCGCGCGGTCGAGCGGCTGCGGCCCGCGGTCCGCGAGCGCGGCGGGGACCTGGAGTGGGCCGGTGTCGAGGGACAGGTGGCCCGGGTGCGGGTGAGCACCGGGGGCGGCGGGTGCGGGTCCGGCTGCGGTGGCGGCGGGTCGGCCGACGTCACCGAGGCCGTCCGGGCGGCGGTGCTGGCCGCCGCCCCGGAGCTGGAGTCGGTGGAGGCGGTCGCCGCCGAGCGGCGCGCGGCTCCCGCCTTCGTCCCCCTGACCACGCTGGGCCACCGGACCGGGGCCCGGCCGCGGGAGGCGCGGTGA
- a CDS encoding DUF5947 family protein, translated as MTVDGALARVIRSAAGRGAAARAEACELCAAPVPGEHPHLYDTADAEVRCVCGPCSVLFADDAAGEGRYRLVPRRRLRLPPVDTAVLGVPVGLVFFVPRSDGTVTAQGPSPAGAMRWEVDAAAWQRLSAVFPQLASMAPDVEALLVNTVRGLQEHWIVPVDDCFRMVAVIRREWRGLSGGERVWPAVERFFAELTERS; from the coding sequence GTGACCGTGGACGGAGCACTGGCCCGCGTCATCCGCTCGGCGGCCGGCCGGGGCGCGGCGGCGCGGGCCGAGGCGTGCGAGCTGTGCGCCGCCCCGGTGCCCGGCGAGCACCCCCATCTGTACGACACCGCGGACGCCGAGGTGCGCTGCGTGTGCGGTCCCTGCTCGGTCCTCTTCGCCGACGACGCGGCCGGGGAGGGGCGCTACCGGCTGGTGCCGCGGCGCCGGCTCAGGCTCCCGCCGGTCGACACGGCGGTGCTGGGCGTGCCGGTGGGCCTGGTGTTCTTCGTGCCGCGCTCCGACGGCACGGTCACCGCCCAGGGGCCGAGTCCGGCCGGGGCCATGCGCTGGGAGGTGGACGCGGCGGCCTGGCAGCGGCTGAGCGCCGTGTTTCCGCAGCTCGCGTCCATGGCACCCGATGTGGAGGCGCTGCTGGTGAACACCGTGCGCGGCCTCCAGGAGCACTGGATCGTGCCGGTCGACGACTGCTTCCGGATGGTGGCCGTGATCCGCCGCGAATGGCGGGGCCTGTCCGGCGGCGAGCGGGTCTGGCCGGCCGTGGAACGGTTCTTCGCGGAGCTCACCGAGCGGTCGTGA
- a CDS encoding hydrogenase maturation nickel metallochaperone HypA, with protein sequence MHELSIATAIVEQAGEIARADGAGDVSLVTVRVGELAGVVPDALHFAFEVARDGTPLAAAELVVEQVTARAWCGACAREFAVGMPPFFWCPDCDRPSRDLRSGRELEITGVEAVPAPR encoded by the coding sequence GTGCACGAACTGTCGATCGCGACCGCGATCGTGGAGCAGGCCGGGGAGATCGCCCGGGCGGACGGCGCCGGCGACGTGTCGCTGGTGACCGTCCGGGTCGGGGAGCTGGCGGGTGTGGTGCCGGACGCCCTGCACTTCGCCTTCGAGGTGGCCCGTGACGGCACGCCGCTGGCCGCCGCCGAACTGGTCGTGGAGCAGGTGACGGCGCGGGCCTGGTGCGGGGCTTGCGCCCGGGAGTTCGCGGTGGGCATGCCGCCGTTCTTCTGGTGCCCCGACTGCGACCGGCCCTCCCGGGACCTGCGCAGCGGGCGGGAGCTGGAGATCACGGGTGTGGAGGCGGTGCCGGCCCCGCGCTGA
- the hypE gene encoding hydrogenase expression/formation protein HypE, protein MADLATETAGAADAVDPADWTCPAPLRDQPVVVMGHGGGGALSAELIEQVFAPAYGNPTLAALTDSAVLDLGGARLAFSTDSHVVRPLFFPGGSLGDLAVNGTVNDLAMSGAVPTHLSTAFVLEEGVELAVVGRIARDIGAAARAAGVVVATGDTKVVESGHGDGVYVTTAGVGLVPDGVDIRPQRARPGDAVIVSGPIGLHGVAIMSVREGLEFGVEIASDTAPLAGLVAAMLAVTQDVHVLRDPTRGGLGASLNEIARASGTGVRLRERAVPVPDEVVNACGFLGLDPLYVANEGRLVAFVPPHEAEAVLAAMRAHPQGTGATVVGECVDEHPGMVVVATGLGGTRVVDLPLGEQLPRIC, encoded by the coding sequence TTGGCTGACCTCGCCACCGAAACCGCCGGAGCCGCCGACGCGGTCGACCCCGCCGACTGGACCTGCCCGGCCCCGCTGCGCGACCAGCCGGTCGTGGTCATGGGCCACGGCGGCGGCGGCGCCCTGTCCGCCGAACTGATCGAGCAGGTCTTCGCGCCCGCGTACGGCAACCCCACCCTGGCCGCCCTCACCGACTCCGCCGTCCTCGACCTGGGCGGCGCCCGGCTGGCCTTCTCCACCGACTCCCACGTCGTACGGCCGCTGTTCTTCCCCGGCGGCAGCCTCGGCGACCTCGCGGTCAACGGCACCGTCAACGACCTGGCGATGAGCGGCGCCGTGCCCACCCACCTGTCCACGGCCTTCGTGCTGGAGGAGGGCGTGGAGCTCGCGGTCGTCGGCCGCATCGCCCGTGACATCGGCGCGGCGGCCCGGGCGGCCGGCGTCGTCGTCGCCACCGGCGACACCAAGGTGGTCGAGTCCGGCCACGGCGACGGCGTCTACGTCACCACCGCCGGCGTCGGCCTCGTCCCCGACGGCGTCGACATCCGCCCGCAGCGCGCCCGGCCCGGTGACGCCGTTATCGTCAGCGGACCCATCGGCCTGCACGGCGTGGCGATCATGAGCGTGCGCGAGGGCCTGGAGTTCGGGGTCGAGATCGCCTCCGACACCGCGCCGCTGGCCGGCCTGGTGGCGGCCATGCTGGCGGTCACCCAGGACGTCCACGTCCTGCGCGACCCCACCCGGGGCGGCCTGGGCGCGTCCCTGAACGAGATCGCCCGCGCCTCCGGCACCGGCGTACGGCTGCGGGAGCGCGCCGTCCCGGTCCCGGACGAGGTCGTCAACGCCTGCGGTTTCCTCGGTCTCGACCCGCTCTACGTCGCCAACGAGGGCCGGCTCGTCGCGTTCGTGCCCCCGCACGAGGCGGAGGCGGTGCTCGCGGCGATGCGGGCGCACCCGCAGGGCACGGGCGCGACCGTCGTCGGCGAGTGCGTCGACGAGCACCCGGGCATGGTCGTCGTCGCCACCGGGCTCGGCGGCACCCGCGTGGTCGACCTGCCGCTGGGCGAGCAGCTGCCGCGCATCTGCTGA
- the hypD gene encoding hydrogenase formation protein HypD, with the protein MKYIDEFNDPALARRLLDEIRATVTRPWALMEVCGGQTHSIIRHGIDQLLPDEVELIHGPGCPVCVTPLDVIDKALEIAARPGVIFCSFGDMLRVPGTDRDLFRVKGEGGDVRVVYSPLDALDLARKNPDREVVFFAIGFETTAPANAMAVHQARRLGVRNFSLLVSHVRVPPAIEAIMTAPACRVQGFLAAGHVCSVMGTDEYPDLADRYRVPIVVTGFEPLDILEGIRRAVHQLERGEHRVENAYARAVRDQGNPAAQRMIEEVFEVTDRNWRGIGPIPASGWRLTEAFRDHDAEHRFDVTGIRTEEPAVCRAGEVLQGLIKPTECEAFGTACTPRTPLGATMVSSEGACAAYYLYRRMTDGPAPRESRVPQEEMNPVG; encoded by the coding sequence GTGAAGTACATCGACGAGTTCAACGACCCCGCGCTGGCACGCCGGTTGCTGGACGAGATCAGGGCCACGGTCACCCGGCCCTGGGCCCTGATGGAGGTGTGCGGCGGCCAGACCCACTCCATCATCCGGCACGGCATCGACCAGCTCCTGCCGGACGAGGTGGAGCTGATCCACGGCCCGGGCTGCCCGGTGTGCGTCACCCCGCTCGACGTCATCGACAAGGCGCTGGAGATCGCCGCCCGGCCCGGCGTGATCTTCTGCTCCTTCGGTGACATGCTCCGGGTCCCCGGCACCGACCGCGACCTGTTCCGGGTCAAGGGCGAGGGCGGGGACGTACGGGTGGTCTACTCGCCGCTGGACGCCCTCGACCTGGCCCGCAAGAACCCGGACCGGGAGGTCGTGTTCTTCGCGATCGGCTTCGAGACGACCGCGCCCGCCAACGCCATGGCCGTCCACCAGGCGCGCCGCCTCGGCGTGCGCAACTTCAGCCTGCTGGTGTCCCACGTCCGGGTCCCCCCGGCGATCGAGGCCATCATGACCGCCCCCGCCTGCCGGGTGCAGGGCTTCCTCGCCGCCGGGCACGTGTGCAGCGTGATGGGCACCGACGAGTACCCGGACCTCGCCGACAGGTACCGGGTGCCGATCGTGGTGACCGGCTTCGAGCCGCTGGACATCCTGGAGGGCATCCGCCGCGCCGTGCACCAGCTGGAGCGCGGCGAGCACCGGGTGGAGAACGCCTACGCCCGCGCCGTCCGCGACCAGGGCAACCCGGCGGCGCAGCGCATGATCGAGGAGGTGTTCGAGGTCACCGACCGCAACTGGCGCGGCATCGGTCCCATCCCCGCCAGCGGCTGGCGCCTGACCGAGGCCTTCCGCGACCACGACGCCGAGCACCGTTTCGACGTCACCGGCATCCGCACCGAGGAACCCGCCGTGTGCCGCGCCGGCGAGGTGCTGCAGGGCCTGATCAAACCGACCGAGTGCGAGGCGTTCGGCACGGCCTGCACCCCGCGCACCCCGCTCGGCGCCACCATGGTCTCCAGCGAGGGCGCCTGCGCGGCCTACTACCTGTACCGCCGGATGACCGACGGCCCCGCACCGCGGGAATCCCGCGTCCCGCAGGAGGAGATGAACCCCGTTGGCTGA
- a CDS encoding HypC/HybG/HupF family hydrogenase formation chaperone encodes MCLAVPGKVVAIDEGADPRTGLIDFGGVRKHACLEYLPDVRVGEYVIVHVGFALQRLDEESARASLELFEQLGLLDEEFGDAWEQAARQESGSEVQ; translated from the coding sequence ATGTGTCTGGCAGTGCCCGGCAAGGTGGTGGCCATCGACGAGGGCGCCGACCCGCGCACCGGGCTGATCGACTTCGGCGGAGTGCGCAAACACGCGTGCCTGGAGTACCTGCCCGATGTCCGGGTGGGGGAGTACGTCATCGTCCACGTCGGCTTCGCCCTGCAGCGCCTGGACGAGGAGTCGGCCCGGGCGTCCCTGGAGCTCTTCGAGCAACTCGGGCTCCTGGACGAGGAGTTCGGCGACGCCTGGGAGCAGGCGGCGCGGCAGGAGAGCGGAAGTGAGGTCCAGTGA
- the hypF gene encoding carbamoyltransferase HypF has translation MTAPATGAVRRRITVRGTVQGVGFRPYVHRLAADLALTGFVSNTANGVLIEVEGPAGEVDRFCDQLAEQPPPLAAVTGVGRENLPATGATGPFSIRATDRAEGRTQLPPDTATCADCLRELAAPADRRHRHPFLTCTHCGPRFTIATAMPYDRAATTMAGFPMCPACAREYGDPADRRFHAQPVACPDCGPRLRLVPAEGTGVRPARDADALATARALLAAGRIVAVKGVGGYHLACDATDARAVATLRERKERGGKAFAVMCADPRTAERVAHLSDAERAALTGARRPIVLLRRRTPPDGLHLAGEVCPGSPHIGVMLPYTPVHTLLFGLAGDPPGPQVLVMTSGNRSGEPIVTDDAEALTRLAGLADAWLGHDRPIASPCDDSLLRVRQDGTEQVLRRSRGYVPRPVRLPLPVPAVLAVGGDLKNALCLGEGDQAWFGPHIGDMGDLATLEAAERAERHLTRLTGVTPCLVAADRHPGYHSTGWARRRSARLGAGPPRQVQHHHAHIASAMAEHGLDGSTPVIGVAFDGTGYGDDGTVWGGEVLLADYTGYRRLAHLVPAPLPGGDAGVANPCRLALARLWDAGLPWEPGLPSVTACTEAELTVLRRQLERWVACVATSSMGRLFDAVSSLVGVCHRAGYEAQAALELEAAAARAWGADAVAYPFGLPAGHLIDPAPMLRALLADQRRGTPAPVLAARFHRGVARAVTGICGRARAAAGLTTVALTGGVFANGLLEHECAALLAADGFTVLRHREVPPNDGGLALGQLMVAGTATNHETE, from the coding sequence GTGACCGCGCCCGCCACCGGCGCGGTCCGCCGCCGGATCACCGTGCGCGGCACCGTGCAGGGCGTGGGCTTCCGGCCGTACGTGCACCGCCTGGCCGCCGACCTCGCGCTGACCGGCTTCGTGAGCAACACCGCGAACGGCGTCCTCATCGAGGTCGAGGGCCCGGCCGGTGAAGTGGACCGGTTCTGCGACCAGTTGGCCGAGCAGCCACCCCCGCTGGCGGCCGTGACCGGCGTCGGCCGCGAGAACCTGCCCGCCACCGGCGCCACCGGCCCGTTCAGCATCCGCGCCACCGACCGGGCCGAGGGCCGCACCCAGCTCCCGCCCGACACCGCGACCTGCGCCGACTGCCTGCGCGAACTGGCCGCGCCCGCCGACCGCCGGCACCGCCACCCGTTCCTCACCTGCACCCACTGCGGCCCCCGCTTCACCATCGCCACCGCGATGCCCTACGACCGCGCCGCCACCACCATGGCCGGCTTCCCGATGTGCCCCGCCTGCGCCCGCGAGTACGGCGATCCGGCCGACCGGCGCTTCCACGCCCAGCCCGTCGCCTGCCCCGACTGCGGACCCCGGCTGCGGCTCGTCCCCGCCGAGGGCACCGGTGTCCGCCCCGCCCGGGACGCCGACGCCCTGGCCACGGCGCGGGCCCTGCTCGCCGCCGGCCGGATCGTCGCCGTCAAGGGCGTCGGCGGCTACCACCTGGCCTGCGACGCCACCGACGCACGGGCCGTCGCCACCCTGCGCGAGCGCAAGGAACGCGGCGGCAAGGCCTTCGCCGTGATGTGCGCCGACCCGCGCACCGCCGAGCGCGTCGCGCACCTCTCCGACGCCGAACGCGCGGCGCTCACCGGAGCCCGCCGCCCCATCGTCCTGCTCCGCCGCCGCACGCCCCCGGACGGCCTCCACCTCGCCGGCGAGGTGTGCCCCGGCAGCCCGCACATCGGCGTCATGCTGCCGTACACCCCCGTGCACACCCTCCTGTTCGGGCTGGCCGGCGACCCCCCGGGCCCGCAGGTGCTGGTCATGACCAGCGGCAACCGCTCGGGCGAGCCCATCGTCACCGACGACGCCGAGGCGCTGACCCGGCTCGCCGGACTCGCCGACGCCTGGCTCGGCCACGACCGGCCCATCGCCTCACCCTGCGACGACTCCCTGCTGCGGGTGCGCCAGGACGGCACCGAGCAGGTGCTGCGCCGCTCCCGCGGCTACGTCCCGCGCCCGGTGCGCCTCCCGCTCCCGGTCCCCGCGGTGCTCGCGGTCGGCGGCGACCTGAAGAACGCCCTGTGCCTGGGCGAGGGCGACCAGGCCTGGTTCGGGCCGCACATCGGCGACATGGGCGACCTGGCCACCCTGGAGGCCGCCGAACGCGCCGAACGGCACCTCACCCGGCTCACCGGCGTCACCCCGTGCCTGGTCGCCGCCGACCGCCACCCCGGCTACCACTCGACGGGATGGGCCCGCCGGCGGTCCGCCCGGCTCGGCGCCGGACCACCCCGGCAGGTCCAGCACCACCACGCCCACATCGCCTCCGCGATGGCCGAGCACGGCCTCGACGGCAGCACGCCGGTGATCGGCGTCGCCTTCGACGGCACCGGCTACGGCGACGACGGCACCGTCTGGGGCGGCGAGGTCCTGCTCGCCGACTACACCGGTTACCGCCGGCTGGCGCACCTCGTCCCCGCCCCGCTCCCCGGCGGGGACGCGGGCGTCGCCAACCCCTGCCGGCTGGCGCTGGCCCGGCTGTGGGACGCCGGACTGCCCTGGGAGCCGGGCCTGCCGTCCGTCACCGCCTGCACCGAGGCCGAACTCACCGTGCTGCGCAGGCAGCTGGAGCGGTGGGTGGCCTGCGTCGCCACCTCCAGCATGGGCCGCCTCTTCGACGCGGTCTCCTCCCTGGTGGGCGTCTGCCACCGGGCCGGCTACGAGGCGCAGGCGGCGCTCGAACTGGAGGCGGCGGCCGCGCGGGCGTGGGGCGCCGACGCGGTGGCGTACCCCTTCGGGCTCCCGGCCGGCCACCTGATCGACCCGGCGCCGATGCTCCGGGCGCTCCTCGCCGACCAGCGGCGCGGCACCCCCGCCCCGGTGCTCGCGGCCCGCTTCCACCGCGGTGTCGCACGCGCCGTCACCGGGATCTGCGGCCGGGCCCGCGCGGCCGCGGGGCTGACCACCGTGGCCCTCACCGGAGGTGTCTTCGCCAACGGCCTGCTGGAGCACGAGTGCGCCGCCCTGCTGGCCGCGGACGGCTTCACCGTCCTGCGCCACCGCGAAGTCCCCCCGAACGACGGCGGGCTGGCGCTGGGCCAGCTCATGGTCGCGGGAACAGCAACCAACCACGAGACGGAGTGA
- the hypB gene encoding hydrogenase nickel incorporation protein HypB — MCRSDVKQAVLAKNDDLAASLREELTRQGVTVVNLLSSPGSGKTELLGRVLARAVERDVPVAALTADLATENDAVRLARSGAPVQQVLTDGLCHLEARQVRGHLEGWLPADTAVLFVENVGNLVCPASYDLGESLRIVLMAVTEGEDKPLKYPTAFGSAHLVVITKTDLAEAAGFDEAAFLANLQRVNPGVETVRSCARTGDGVDTLLAHTLAARHAAPSHRPPLAPHPHGHHHHTAATTAP; from the coding sequence ATGTGCCGGTCCGACGTCAAGCAAGCCGTCCTGGCGAAGAACGACGACCTGGCCGCGAGCCTGCGCGAGGAGCTGACGCGGCAGGGCGTGACCGTGGTCAACCTGCTCTCCAGCCCCGGCAGCGGGAAGACCGAGCTTCTCGGCCGGGTGCTGGCCCGGGCGGTCGAGCGGGACGTCCCGGTCGCCGCGCTCACCGCGGACCTGGCGACCGAGAACGACGCCGTCCGGCTGGCCCGTTCGGGCGCGCCGGTCCAGCAGGTGCTCACCGACGGACTGTGCCACCTGGAGGCCCGGCAGGTGCGCGGGCACCTGGAGGGCTGGCTGCCGGCGGACACCGCGGTGCTCTTCGTGGAGAACGTCGGCAACCTGGTCTGCCCGGCCTCCTACGACCTCGGCGAGAGCCTGCGGATCGTCCTGATGGCGGTCACCGAGGGCGAGGACAAGCCGCTGAAGTACCCCACCGCCTTCGGCTCCGCCCACCTGGTCGTCATCACCAAGACCGACCTCGCGGAGGCGGCCGGCTTCGACGAGGCCGCCTTCCTGGCCAACCTCCAGCGGGTCAACCCCGGGGTCGAGACCGTACGGTCGTGCGCCCGCACCGGCGACGGCGTCGACACCCTGCTGGCCCACACCCTCGCCGCCCGGCACGCCGCCCCGTCGCACCGGCCGCCGCTCGCCCCCCACCCGCACGGGCACCACCACCACACCGCCGCCACCACCGCCCCGTGA
- a CDS encoding hydrogenase maturation protease, whose amino-acid sequence MSPAAGRVLVAGVGNIFLGDDAFGPEVIRALDRRPLPPEATVRDFGIRGMDLAYTLLDGCATAVLVDAAPRGHRPGTLTLVEADPPDGTAVPEAHGMDPAKVLALAAQLGDEPLPRVLVLACEPGVLPRGDEDIAPGLSVPVREAVDRAVDALHTLVPVLLADPAAPAPALGRPVESGTPHPAALPGHVPAGAEDR is encoded by the coding sequence GTGAGCCCCGCGGCCGGCCGGGTGCTGGTGGCGGGCGTCGGCAACATCTTCCTCGGCGACGACGCGTTCGGGCCCGAGGTCATCCGCGCCCTCGACCGGCGCCCGCTGCCCCCGGAGGCGACGGTGCGGGACTTCGGCATCCGCGGCATGGACCTCGCCTACACCCTGCTGGACGGCTGCGCCACCGCCGTCCTGGTCGACGCCGCCCCGCGCGGGCACCGCCCCGGCACCCTCACCCTCGTCGAGGCCGACCCGCCCGACGGCACGGCCGTCCCCGAGGCCCACGGCATGGACCCGGCGAAGGTGCTGGCCCTGGCCGCGCAGCTCGGCGACGAACCGCTGCCCCGGGTCCTGGTGCTGGCCTGCGAGCCCGGCGTCCTGCCCCGCGGCGACGAGGACATCGCGCCGGGGCTGAGCGTACCCGTGCGCGAAGCGGTCGACCGGGCCGTGGACGCGCTGCACACGCTGGTCCCCGTACTGCTGGCCGACCCGGCCGCGCCCGCCCCGGCGTTGGGCCGCCCGGTGGAATCCGGGACCCCGCACCCGGCTGCGCTGCCCGGCCATGTGCCCGCCGGAGCCGAAGATCGGTGA